Genomic segment of Candidatus Effluviviaceae Genus I sp.:
CGTCGCGGCCGATGACCACGAAGAAGACGGGGGAGGCCTGGACGACTCGCATGCCGAGATCCGCGTCCCGCGGGAGGCCCGACTGAGCGTTCTTGTGAGACGCCATCGCTCTCTCCGTGTTCCGGGGCACCACCATCGGCCCCCGGCGTCAGGGCATCCGAGCCGCCGCCGGCGGCCCGATGGGCCGGGCGCCGGCAGCATCGACGATGTCGTGCGTTCCCTTGCATCCCCCGTGCCACCAGAGAGACCGAGGGTGGTTCAGGAAAAGCGTTGGACGCGCGGGCGGCGGTTGTGTTACAGTCACGCCATACCGGACCGCTGTGGATCCCGAGGCGCGGCGGAGAGCCAACGCTTGGCGCGCCGAGCCCGAGCGGAATCCCACCACACCTGCGGAGGTGGATCTTGAAGATCAAGGCCGACATGGACGGAGACGTCGTCGTCGTGAACCTGTCCGGCAAGCTGATGGGCGGGCCTGAGAGCGAGGAGCTGCGAGCGGAGATCAAGAGGCTCCTCGACGAGGGAGTCAGGAAGTTCGTCATCAACATGAAGGGCGTGCCCTGGATCAACAGCACCGGGCTCGGCACGCTCATGGCGGTGTACACGAGCATCCAGAGAAGCCAGGGTGCGCTCAGGCTCTGCCACGTCTCGGACCGCATCCAGAGCCTCTTCATGATCACGAAGCTCCTCACGATCTTCGAGACCTTCCACGACGAGGGCGAAGCGAAGGCGAGCCTCGGGACGGCGAAGGGCAAAGCGTGAGCGTCGCACAGCACGCGGACTCGAGAGGCAGCCGCGCCCGCAAGGTGAGCGCCGGCACGGAAGAGCTGAGGCTGCGGAGCGAGCTCGACTCGCTCGATGCCGTCGACAAGGCCACGTTGCGCATCGCCCGTCGCGCGGGGTTCAGCCGGGAAGCCGCGACGGCGATCGCGATGGCGATGATCGAGGCGGTGACGAACGCGATCGTCCATGGGAACCGGCGGAGCTCGGACAAGGCGGTGTTGGTCCGCTACCACTGGGCGCCCGGCAAGCTCAGCGTGGACGTGCACGACGACGGTGAGGGGTTCG
This window contains:
- a CDS encoding ATP-binding protein yields the protein MSVAQHADSRGSRARKVSAGTEELRLRSELDSLDAVDKATLRIARRAGFSREAATAIAMAMIEAVTNAIVHGNRRSSDKAVLVRYHWAPGKLSVDVHDDGEGFDVSCVFDPTDPGRCMACSGRGIFIMRQIMDTVDFDMPKGCGTTVTMTKER
- a CDS encoding STAS domain-containing protein; the protein is MKIKADMDGDVVVVNLSGKLMGGPESEELRAEIKRLLDEGVRKFVINMKGVPWINSTGLGTLMAVYTSIQRSQGALRLCHVSDRIQSLFMITKLLTIFETFHDEGEAKASLGTAKGKA